Proteins encoded together in one Sinorhizobium sp. B11 window:
- a CDS encoding c-type cytochrome has translation MKYSMKILLGLVLLAAIGAVGAGLFFFYPHSLPEVAASPAQPSGQELIARGEYLTIAGDCAACHSTKGGKPFAGGLPFKLPFGTIYSSNITPDNDHGIGNWSDAEFVRAMRSGVGQHGENLYPAFPYASYALLSTDDILAIRAYLKTVTAVADAAPENSLDFPFNQRWLMRGWNLLFLPSHPLENDPSKDDLWNRGAYLVEGLAHCGECHTPRGLMFQRKQGQALSGGEVDGWKAWNITSDPESGIGSWSDEDLRAFLASGHAKGHGPAGGAMREAIDLSFSKLPSSDIEAIVSYLRTVPAIKTDPETKVVPSVPPASATASEDLGGRLFAGACSSCHGKDGSGLVNDRASIQGSHAVNDPEGSNLVRVILQGSSNEAHLPGQTMPAFRAIYSDDEVAALANYVIGRLSGKSGKVTAKDVGEARE, from the coding sequence ATGAAATATTCCATGAAAATCTTGCTGGGTCTGGTGCTCTTGGCGGCAATTGGGGCGGTTGGAGCCGGCTTGTTCTTTTTCTATCCCCATTCGCTTCCCGAGGTAGCCGCAAGTCCAGCGCAGCCTTCCGGGCAGGAACTGATCGCCCGCGGTGAATATTTGACGATCGCTGGCGACTGTGCTGCCTGTCACAGCACGAAAGGCGGAAAACCATTCGCGGGAGGGCTGCCATTCAAGCTTCCGTTCGGGACAATCTACTCATCCAACATCACCCCCGACAACGACCATGGTATAGGCAACTGGAGCGATGCAGAGTTCGTGCGCGCGATGAGGTCGGGCGTTGGCCAACATGGCGAGAACCTGTATCCCGCATTTCCGTATGCATCGTACGCCTTGCTTTCGACTGACGATATCCTCGCCATTCGTGCCTACCTTAAAACAGTCACGGCCGTTGCGGACGCCGCACCAGAAAATTCGCTCGACTTTCCCTTCAATCAACGCTGGCTGATGCGCGGATGGAACCTCCTGTTCCTGCCCTCGCATCCCCTGGAGAACGATCCATCGAAGGACGATCTGTGGAACCGGGGTGCTTACCTCGTAGAGGGCTTGGCGCACTGCGGCGAGTGTCACACCCCCCGCGGCCTCATGTTCCAGCGGAAACAAGGCCAAGCCCTGTCAGGTGGCGAGGTAGACGGATGGAAGGCATGGAACATCACGAGCGATCCCGAGAGCGGTATCGGCAGCTGGAGCGACGAAGACCTGAGGGCTTTCCTCGCAAGCGGACATGCGAAGGGTCATGGTCCTGCCGGCGGCGCGATGCGTGAGGCGATCGACCTTTCGTTCAGCAAACTGCCGTCATCCGACATCGAAGCTATCGTGTCGTATCTCCGCACGGTTCCCGCCATCAAGACCGATCCCGAAACCAAGGTTGTCCCATCAGTGCCGCCCGCATCTGCCACGGCATCTGAGGATCTCGGTGGTCGCCTCTTCGCGGGCGCGTGCTCGAGCTGTCACGGGAAGGATGGCAGCGGGCTTGTGAACGACCGGGCGTCGATTCAGGGCTCGCATGCTGTCAACGATCCAGAAGGCAGCAATCTAGTTAGGGTGATCCTTCAAGGTTCTTCGAATGAGGCACATTTGCCGGGCCAAACGATGCCTGCCTTCCGCGCGATTTATTCTGACGACGAAGTCGCAGCGCTCGCGAACTACGTGATCGGGCGGCTAAGTGGAAAGAGCGGTAAGGTAACGGCGAAGGATGTGGGAGAGGCGAGGGAGTGA